Proteins encoded by one window of Venturia canescens isolate UGA chromosome 2, ASM1945775v1, whole genome shotgun sequence:
- the LOC122406480 gene encoding uncharacterized protein: protein MQNFGCTMQRPTVAVRDSMGSEIESSASLLHGRTNHPCHKGRCSFTFNFQQRPNFGYEAVAAIHFIKHGIKGKEEVEKAVVMSTENKVSDECGKGGALIAANLSTRWTPRNFSLRAVRRSSRERVFFN from the exons ATGCAGAGACCAACGGTAGCAGTGAGAGACTCAATGGGTTCCGAGATTGAAAGTTCCGCTTCCTTGCTACACGGCCGAACGAACCACCCTTGTCACAAGGGGCGATGCTCGTTcacgttcaattttcaacagcGTCCAAACTTTGGATACGAGGCTG TTGCGgcaatacattttatcaaacatggaataaaaggaaaagaagaagTGGAAAAGGCAGTGGTGATGAGTACCGAAAATAAGGTTTCAGACGAATGCGGAAAAGGCGGTGCGTTAATTGCGGCAAACCTGTCGACTCGTTGGACTCCTCGCAACTTCTCGCTCCGGGCTGTACGGAGGAGTTCTCGGGAAAGGgtgttttttaattaa